The following are from one region of the Geotrypetes seraphini chromosome 12, aGeoSer1.1, whole genome shotgun sequence genome:
- the LOC117346355 gene encoding 60S ribosomal protein L32, which translates to MAALRPLVKPKIVKKRTKKFIRHQSDRYVKIKRNWRKPRGIDNRVRRRFKGQILMPNIGYGSNKKTKHMLPSGFRKFLVHNVRELEVLLMSNKSYCAEIAHNVSSKNRKTIVERAAQLAIKVTNPNARLRSEENE; encoded by the coding sequence ATGGCTGCCCTACGACCCCTAGTGAAACCTAAGATTGTCAAGAAACGAACCAAGAAATTCATCCGCCACCAGTCAGATCGTTATGTCAAGATTAAGCGAAATTGGCGTAAACCCAGAGGTATTGATAATAGAGTTCGCAGGAGGTTCAAGGGCCAGATCCTGATGCCAAACATTGGTTATGGGagcaacaaaaaaaccaaacacatgtTGCCCTCGGGATTCCGCAAGTTTCTGGTACACAATGTCAGGGAGCTGGAGGTGCTCTTGATGAGTAACAAGTCCTATTGTGCAGAAATTGCCCACAATGTTTCTTCGAAGAACCGCAAGACCATTGTAGAGAGGGCAGCTCAGCTTGCCATAAAGGTCACAAATCCCAATGCCAGATTACGCAGTGAAGAGAATGAGTAG